Proteins encoded in a region of the Rhizobium sp. CC-YZS058 genome:
- the ilvA gene encoding threonine ammonia-lyase: protein MTAHPAGQFSPGQATAAERDFIAGVDAAQEALRALFAPTPLQLNEHLSARYGAQIFLKREDLSPVRSYKIRGAFNFFRKAIAAGAEGRVFVCASAGNHAQGFAFVCRHFGVHGVVFMPVTTPQQKIDKTRMFGGPFITIRLVGDIFDQCYKAARDHVEATGGVMVPPFDHADIIEGQATVAAELVAQLPEGVTPDLVVMPVGGGGLSAGMTGYLADRVDPSGFLFCEPEGAPSLKRSLESGHVVTLDQVDNFVDGAAVGRIGDLNFERLRRFSAEQTLLLPENAICVTITEMLNLEGMVLEPAGALSIAALEELGHDRLAGKTVVAVTSGGNFDFERLPDVKERAMRHLGLKKYFILRMAQRPGALKDFLALLGEEDDIARFEYLKKSARNFGSILIGIETKRPENFVRLKTVFDEAGLRYQDITDNEILSNLVI, encoded by the coding sequence ATGACCGCTCACCCCGCAGGCCAGTTCAGCCCCGGCCAAGCGACGGCCGCGGAGCGCGATTTCATCGCCGGCGTCGACGCGGCACAGGAGGCGCTGCGGGCGCTGTTCGCGCCGACGCCGCTGCAGCTCAACGAGCATCTCAGCGCCCGCTACGGGGCGCAGATCTTCCTCAAGCGGGAGGACCTTTCACCTGTCCGCTCCTACAAGATCCGCGGCGCCTTCAACTTCTTCCGCAAGGCGATTGCGGCTGGCGCCGAGGGGCGGGTGTTCGTCTGCGCCTCCGCCGGCAATCACGCGCAGGGCTTTGCCTTCGTCTGCCGCCATTTCGGCGTCCACGGGGTGGTCTTCATGCCGGTCACCACGCCGCAGCAGAAGATCGACAAGACCCGCATGTTCGGCGGACCCTTCATCACCATCCGCCTGGTCGGCGATATTTTCGACCAATGCTACAAGGCGGCCCGCGACCATGTGGAGGCGACGGGCGGCGTGATGGTGCCGCCCTTCGACCATGCCGACATCATCGAAGGGCAGGCGACCGTGGCTGCCGAGCTCGTCGCGCAGCTGCCGGAGGGCGTGACGCCGGATCTGGTCGTCATGCCGGTCGGCGGCGGCGGGCTTTCGGCCGGCATGACCGGTTACCTCGCGGACCGGGTGGACCCGTCCGGCTTCCTGTTCTGCGAACCGGAGGGTGCGCCCAGCCTGAAGCGAAGCCTGGAGAGCGGCCATGTGGTGACGCTCGATCAGGTAGACAATTTCGTCGACGGCGCAGCGGTGGGGCGCATCGGCGACCTCAACTTCGAACGCCTTCGCCGCTTCTCCGCCGAGCAGACCCTGCTTCTCCCGGAGAACGCCATCTGCGTGACGATCACCGAAATGCTCAATCTCGAGGGCATGGTGCTGGAGCCTGCGGGCGCGCTGTCGATTGCGGCGCTGGAGGAACTGGGCCACGACCGGCTGGCCGGCAAGACCGTGGTCGCCGTCACGTCCGGCGGCAATTTCGATTTCGAACGTCTGCCGGATGTGAAGGAGCGAGCCATGCGGCATCTGGGCTTGAAGAAATACTTCATCCTGCGCATGGCGCAGCGCCCCGGCGCGCTCAAGGACTTCCTCGCCCTGCTGGGCGAGGAGGATGACATTGCCCGCTTCGAATATCTTAAGAAATCGGCCCGCAACTTCGGCTCGATCCTGATCGGCATCGAAACCAAGCGGCCAGAAAATTTCGTGCGCCTCAAGACCGTCTTCGACGAGGCGGGGCTGCGCTACCAGGACATCACCGACAACGAAATCCTGTCCAATCTCGTCATCTGA
- a CDS encoding DNA starvation/stationary phase protection protein encodes MKERKLNLASVNDRLDTPTDLDPKATAEIAQELTVLLSDLLALYVKTKNFHWHVSGPHFRDYHLMFDEQSAEIFSIVDDVGERARKIGGTTLRSVGQVGKLTRIKNNDADYVGARDMLAELRDDNKALTANMRALHEKTSDAKDVTTTSMLEEWIDQSEKRTWFLYEASRNAEDAGH; translated from the coding sequence ATGAAGGAACGCAAGCTCAATCTCGCTTCGGTCAATGATCGTCTGGATACCCCGACCGATCTCGACCCGAAGGCGACGGCCGAAATCGCGCAGGAACTCACCGTTCTCCTGTCCGACCTGCTGGCCCTTTATGTAAAGACCAAGAATTTCCACTGGCATGTCAGCGGCCCGCACTTCCGCGACTACCACCTGATGTTCGACGAGCAATCCGCCGAGATCTTCTCGATCGTCGACGATGTCGGCGAGCGCGCGCGCAAGATCGGCGGCACCACGCTGCGCTCGGTCGGCCAGGTTGGCAAGCTGACGCGCATCAAGAACAACGATGCCGACTATGTCGGCGCCCGCGACATGCTGGCCGAGCTGCGCGACGACAACAAGGCGCTGACCGCCAACATGCGCGCCCTGCACGAAAAGACCAGCGACGCCAAGGACGTTACCACCACCAGCATGCTGGAAGAGTGGATCGACCAGTCGGAGAAGCGCACTTGGTTCCTGTATGAGGCCTCGCGCAATGCCGAGGATGCCGGGCACTGA
- a CDS encoding competence/damage-inducible protein A, translated as MDSVEAGAETQSEPVTAAMLAIGDELLSGRTKDKNIGHLADLMTLSGIDLKEVRIVADEEEAIVEAVNALRGRYTYVFTSGGIGPTHDDITADAISRAFGVECVHDPEAMTLLGDMYARRGLEFTEARRRMARMPNGSTHIPNAVSTAPGFIIGNVHVMAGVPQVFQAMMEAVLPSLTKGARILSASVRSPFGEGDIGGPLGAVQKAHPDTSIGSYPKFDGQSFSTELVIRARKQEALDAAEAAVRSMLQEVAAAKGLAAPDLG; from the coding sequence ATGGACAGTGTAGAGGCGGGCGCAGAGACCCAGTCGGAGCCCGTGACGGCGGCAATGCTCGCGATCGGTGACGAACTGCTCTCCGGCCGCACGAAGGACAAGAACATCGGCCATCTCGCCGATCTGATGACGCTCTCCGGGATTGACCTCAAGGAGGTGCGGATCGTGGCGGACGAGGAGGAGGCGATCGTCGAGGCGGTGAATGCGCTGCGTGGCCGCTACACCTATGTCTTCACCTCTGGCGGCATCGGCCCGACCCATGACGACATCACCGCCGACGCGATCTCCCGTGCTTTCGGCGTGGAATGCGTGCACGACCCGGAGGCGATGACCCTGCTCGGCGACATGTATGCCCGACGCGGACTCGAATTTACCGAGGCGCGCCGCCGCATGGCCCGCATGCCGAACGGCTCCACCCATATTCCGAACGCCGTGTCCACGGCGCCGGGGTTCATCATCGGCAATGTCCATGTCATGGCTGGGGTGCCGCAGGTCTTCCAGGCGATGATGGAGGCCGTGCTGCCGTCGCTCACCAAGGGTGCCAGGATCCTTTCCGCCTCGGTTCGCTCCCCCTTCGGCGAGGGCGATATTGGCGGGCCGCTCGGCGCCGTCCAGAAGGCCCATCCGGACACCAGCATCGGCTCCTATCCGAAGTTCGACGGCCAGTCCTTCTCCACCGAACTCGTGATACGCGCCCGCAAGCAGGAGGCGCTCGACGCGGCGGAAGCCGCGGTCCGCTCCATGCTGCAGGAGGTTGCGGCCGCGAAGGGGCTAGCCGCACCCGACCTCGGCTGA
- the wrbA gene encoding NAD(P)H:quinone oxidoreductase, with product MAKVLVLYYSAYGHIEAMANAVAEGARAEGAEVTVKRVPELVPEDVAKASHYKMDQAAPIATPDELADYDAIIFGCGTRFGTVASQMRNFIDQTGGLWAKGALIGKVGSVFTSTATQHGGQESTILSFIPTLLHHGMVVVGLPYSFQAQMGLDEILGSSPYGAATITGGDGSRMPSETELAGARFQGGHVAKITAKMA from the coding sequence ATGGCAAAAGTTCTGGTCCTTTACTATTCGGCTTATGGCCATATCGAAGCCATGGCCAATGCCGTGGCCGAAGGCGCCCGCGCGGAAGGTGCCGAGGTGACGGTCAAGCGCGTGCCCGAACTCGTGCCCGAGGATGTCGCCAAGGCCTCGCACTACAAGATGGATCAGGCCGCCCCGATTGCAACGCCGGACGAGCTGGCCGACTACGACGCGATCATCTTCGGCTGCGGCACGCGCTTCGGCACGGTCGCCTCGCAAATGCGCAACTTCATCGACCAGACCGGCGGCCTCTGGGCCAAGGGTGCGCTGATCGGCAAGGTCGGCTCGGTCTTCACCTCCACCGCGACCCAGCATGGCGGCCAGGAATCGACCATCCTCTCCTTCATCCCGACCCTGCTCCATCACGGCATGGTCGTCGTCGGCCTGCCCTATTCCTTCCAGGCGCAGATGGGCCTCGACGAAATCCTCGGTTCCTCGCCCTATGGCGCGGCAACGATCACCGGCGGCGACGGCTCGCGCATGCCGTCGGAAACCGAACTGGCCGGTGCCCGCTTCCAGGGCGGCCACGTCGCCAAGATCACGGCCAAGATGGCCTGA
- a CDS encoding metallophosphoesterase has protein sequence MASVKSGILVCLALAGLAQAARADEAVTFLFATDVHACRMAEGLSPDCAQEGKTDENLLRHIRALNSLPNVSWPNDLAGVSFSQAGRPIGVPRGLVMGGDLTDDGGGQVVLPGEGWQLRQFSQRYVQGTDEAHVHMPVYVGLGNHDLDQDGPPSHPDWYRRELRDYVEVNHRPSVFFTPSLPADNYDVESDNYSWNWGRLHLVQLQRFGGDTRKGAVSGLDWLKQDLEANAADGRPVILFQHYGWDSFSIERWDAGHTTFDDSGTGEPHWWSESERESLLAVLKDYNVIGLFHGHEHDTPMAYRVEGVDVFKPKAAFKGGFALVRVSQTLLEVALGEASDANGHVRFTTGFTKALPVR, from the coding sequence ATGGCGAGCGTAAAGAGCGGGATTCTGGTATGCCTGGCTTTGGCGGGGCTGGCGCAGGCGGCGCGGGCGGACGAGGCCGTGACCTTCCTCTTCGCGACCGATGTGCATGCCTGCCGCATGGCGGAAGGACTGTCCCCCGACTGCGCGCAGGAGGGCAAGACGGATGAAAACCTGCTCCGCCACATTCGCGCGCTGAACAGCCTCCCGAACGTCTCCTGGCCGAACGATCTCGCCGGCGTCTCCTTCTCGCAGGCCGGGCGCCCGATCGGGGTGCCGCGTGGTCTGGTCATGGGTGGCGACCTTACCGATGATGGCGGCGGGCAGGTCGTGCTGCCGGGCGAGGGGTGGCAGCTTCGCCAGTTCAGCCAGCGCTACGTGCAGGGCACGGACGAGGCGCATGTGCACATGCCGGTCTATGTCGGCCTCGGCAATCACGATCTCGACCAGGATGGGCCACCGTCGCATCCCGACTGGTACCGCCGCGAACTGCGCGACTATGTCGAGGTCAATCATCGGCCAAGCGTCTTCTTCACACCATCGCTGCCGGCCGACAATTATGATGTGGAATCGGACAATTACTCCTGGAACTGGGGCCGGCTGCATCTCGTCCAGCTGCAGCGCTTCGGCGGCGATACCCGCAAGGGCGCGGTCAGCGGGCTCGACTGGTTGAAGCAGGATCTGGAGGCCAACGCCGCCGATGGTCGTCCGGTCATCCTCTTCCAGCATTACGGCTGGGACAGCTTCTCGATCGAACGGTGGGACGCCGGCCATACGACCTTCGACGACAGCGGCACGGGCGAGCCGCATTGGTGGAGCGAGAGCGAGCGGGAGAGCCTGCTGGCGGTCCTGAAGGACTACAATGTGATCGGTCTGTTCCACGGACACGAGCATGATACGCCCATGGCCTACCGGGTGGAGGGAGTTGACGTCTTCAAGCCCAAGGCCGCCTTCAAGGGCGGCTTCGCGCTGGTGCGGGTGTCGCAGACGCTGCTGGAAGTGGCCCTTGGCGAGGCGTCCGACGCCAACGGCCATGTCCGCTTCACCACCGGCTTTACCAAGGCCCTCCCGGTCAGGTGA
- a CDS encoding DUF2188 domain-containing protein produces the protein MVKLTYHIVEHDGGWAYKLGDVYSEPFATSELALKAAKTAAAEQQVGGEDEEISFQDEKGNWHYEHAEGGDRPEVVVDEPHAS, from the coding sequence ATGGTCAAGCTCACCTACCACATCGTCGAACATGACGGCGGCTGGGCCTACAAGCTCGGCGACGTTTATTCCGAGCCGTTCGCCACGAGCGAGCTGGCGCTGAAGGCCGCAAAGACCGCGGCGGCCGAGCAGCAGGTCGGCGGCGAGGACGAGGAGATCAGTTTCCAGGATGAAAAGGGAAACTGGCACTATGAACATGCAGAAGGCGGCGACCGTCCCGAAGTTGTCGTGGACGAGCCGCACGCCTCCTGA
- the gpt gene encoding xanthine phosphoribosyltransferase: MSLPDKAFPVSWDQFHRDARALAWRLADANTDWKGMVCITRGGLVPAAIISRELNIRMIETVCVASYHDYSSQGEMHVIKGITDELKENDGEGILIVDDLTDTGKTAAIVRAMLPKAHFAAVYAKPKGRPLVDTFVTEVSQDTWIYFPWDMGFTYQEPIAKGSRG, from the coding sequence ATGTCCCTCCCCGATAAAGCCTTTCCCGTTTCCTGGGACCAGTTCCACCGCGATGCCCGTGCGCTGGCCTGGCGGCTGGCGGATGCGAACACCGATTGGAAGGGCATGGTCTGCATCACCCGCGGCGGCCTTGTCCCCGCGGCCATCATCTCGCGCGAACTCAACATCCGAATGATCGAAACCGTCTGCGTCGCCTCCTATCACGACTATTCGTCGCAGGGCGAAATGCACGTGATCAAGGGGATCACCGACGAGCTGAAGGAGAATGACGGCGAAGGCATTCTGATCGTCGACGACCTGACCGACACCGGCAAGACCGCCGCCATCGTGCGCGCCATGCTGCCGAAGGCGCATTTCGCCGCCGTCTATGCCAAGCCCAAGGGCCGGCCGCTGGTCGATACCTTCGTCACCGAGGTCAGCCAGGATACCTGGATCTACTTCCCCTGGGACATGGGATTCACCTATCAGGAGCCGATCGCCAAGGGCTCCCGCGGCTAA
- a CDS encoding vitamin B12-dependent ribonucleotide reductase — MKIERRFTKAGQSAYADIAFRKAVSEIKNPDGSIVFRLADIDVPAQFSQVAADILAQKYFRKAGVPARLKRVEENSVPSWLWRSVADEAALASLPAEERYGSETDARQVFDRLAGTWTYWGWKGNYFASEEDAAAFRDELAYMLATQRVAPNSPQWFNTGLHWAYGIDGPGQGHFYVDPFTGKLVKSKSAYEHPQPHACFIQSVGDDLVNEGGIMDLWVREARLFKYGSGTGSNFSYLRGEGEKLSGGGKSSGLMSFLKIGDRAAGAIKSGGTTRRAAKMVVVDIDHPDIEDYINWKVKEEQKVAALVTGSKIVARHLKAIMKACVNCDGPDGACFDPNENPALKREIKAAKKDQVPENYIGRVIQFARQGYKDIEFKTYDTDWDSEAYLTVSGQNSNNSVSLKDDFLRAVEADGPWNLTARKDGKVMKTLKARELWEQISYAAWASADPGLHFNTTMNDWHTCPAAGPIRASNPCSEYMFLDDTACNLASLNLLQFKDAATKNIDIADYEHAVRLWTLVLEISVMMAQFPSRQIAELSYEYRTLGLGYANIGGLLMSSGIPYDSKEGRAIAGALTAIMTGVSYATSAEIAAKLGPFPGFKPNRENMLRVIRNHARAARGETQGYEGLSVDPVPLQHGECPDQALITHAVAAWDKALSLGEAHGYRNAQVSVIAPTGTIGLVMDCDTTGIEPDFALVKFKKLAGGGYFKIINRAVPEALRTLGYSESQIAEIEAYAVGHGNINQAPSINPGTLRAKGFTDEKIEAVNAATKAAFDIKFVFNQWTLGADFLKETLKVSDEQLADISFNLLDHLGFSRKEIEAANIHVCGAMTLEGAPFLKAEHLPVFDCANPCGKIGKRYLSVESHIRMMAAAQPFISGAISKTINMPNEATVEDCKSAYMLSWKLALKANALYRDGSKLSQPLNASLIEDEDEEDAVEELIQAPAAAQAVTVTEKIVERVIERITREREKLPNRRQGYTQKAIVGGHKVYLRTGEFGDGRLGEIFIDMHKEGAAFGAMMNNFAIAISIGLQYGVPLEEYVDAFTFTKFEPAGMVQGNDAIKNATSILDYVFRELAVSYLNRHDLAHVDTSDFGNTALGKGIQEGKTNLISTGWTRGHKPTLVSGNDRAAGEPKGSATAAPARASAGGSVTPFAGAAARKLEPTVAISTSEIVAFKRDYEERAAERIEAIEEVATEEAQDVTALFSDKAAAEAAAAKADAKKLEAERRARSIAQGYTGNMCSECQNFTMVRNGTCEKCDTCGATSGCS; from the coding sequence ATGAAGATCGAGCGTCGTTTCACCAAAGCCGGGCAGTCCGCCTATGCCGATATCGCCTTCCGCAAGGCGGTGAGCGAGATCAAGAACCCGGATGGCTCGATCGTCTTCCGGCTGGCCGATATCGATGTTCCCGCCCAGTTCAGCCAGGTTGCCGCCGATATTCTCGCCCAGAAATATTTCCGCAAGGCCGGCGTGCCGGCGCGGCTGAAGCGCGTCGAGGAGAATTCCGTCCCCTCCTGGCTGTGGCGCTCGGTTGCCGACGAGGCCGCGCTCGCCAGCCTTCCCGCCGAAGAACGCTACGGCTCCGAAACCGATGCCCGCCAGGTTTTCGATCGCCTGGCTGGCACCTGGACCTATTGGGGCTGGAAGGGCAACTACTTTGCATCGGAAGAGGATGCGGCGGCCTTCCGTGACGAGCTTGCCTACATGCTCGCCACCCAGCGCGTGGCGCCCAATTCGCCGCAGTGGTTCAACACCGGCCTGCACTGGGCCTATGGGATTGATGGCCCCGGCCAGGGCCATTTCTATGTCGACCCCTTCACCGGCAAGCTGGTGAAGTCGAAGTCGGCCTATGAGCATCCCCAGCCGCATGCCTGCTTCATCCAGTCGGTCGGCGACGATCTCGTCAACGAAGGCGGCATCATGGACCTCTGGGTGCGCGAGGCGCGCCTGTTCAAATATGGCTCCGGCACCGGCTCCAATTTCTCCTATCTGCGCGGCGAAGGCGAGAAGCTCTCCGGCGGCGGCAAGTCCTCCGGCCTGATGAGCTTCCTGAAGATCGGCGACCGCGCCGCCGGCGCCATCAAGTCGGGCGGCACGACCCGCCGCGCCGCCAAGATGGTCGTCGTCGATATCGACCATCCGGATATCGAGGACTACATCAACTGGAAGGTGAAGGAAGAGCAGAAGGTCGCAGCCCTCGTGACCGGCTCGAAGATCGTCGCCCGGCATCTCAAGGCCATCATGAAGGCCTGCGTCAATTGCGACGGCCCGGACGGCGCCTGCTTCGACCCGAACGAGAACCCGGCGCTCAAGCGCGAGATCAAGGCCGCCAAGAAGGACCAGGTTCCGGAAAACTATATCGGCCGCGTCATCCAGTTCGCCCGCCAGGGCTACAAGGACATCGAGTTCAAGACCTATGACACCGACTGGGATTCGGAAGCCTATCTGACCGTTTCCGGCCAGAACTCCAACAATTCCGTTTCGCTGAAGGACGACTTCCTGCGCGCTGTCGAAGCCGATGGCCCGTGGAACCTGACCGCCCGCAAGGACGGCAAGGTGATGAAGACGCTGAAGGCGCGCGAGCTCTGGGAACAGATCTCCTACGCCGCCTGGGCATCCGCCGATCCGGGCCTGCATTTCAACACGACGATGAACGACTGGCACACCTGCCCGGCGGCCGGCCCGATCCGCGCCTCCAATCCGTGCTCGGAATATATGTTCCTCGACGACACCGCCTGCAATCTTGCCTCGCTGAACCTGCTGCAGTTCAAGGATGCGGCGACTAAGAACATCGACATCGCCGATTACGAACATGCCGTGCGCCTGTGGACGCTGGTGCTCGAGATTTCGGTCATGATGGCGCAGTTCCCCTCGCGCCAGATCGCCGAACTCTCCTATGAATACCGCACGCTCGGCCTCGGCTATGCCAATATCGGCGGCCTCTTGATGTCGTCCGGCATTCCCTATGATTCCAAGGAAGGCCGTGCCATTGCCGGCGCGCTCACCGCGATCATGACCGGCGTCTCCTATGCGACCTCGGCCGAAATCGCCGCCAAGCTCGGCCCCTTCCCCGGCTTCAAGCCGAACCGGGAGAACATGCTGCGCGTCATCCGCAACCATGCCCGCGCCGCCCGCGGCGAAACCCAGGGCTATGAAGGCCTGTCGGTCGATCCCGTGCCGCTGCAGCACGGCGAATGCCCGGATCAGGCGCTGATCACCCATGCCGTCGCCGCCTGGGACAAGGCGCTTTCGCTCGGCGAGGCGCATGGCTATCGCAACGCCCAGGTCTCTGTCATCGCGCCGACCGGCACGATCGGCCTCGTCATGGATTGCGACACGACCGGCATCGAGCCCGACTTCGCGCTGGTGAAGTTCAAGAAGCTTGCCGGCGGCGGCTATTTCAAGATCATCAACCGCGCCGTGCCGGAAGCGCTGCGCACGCTCGGCTATTCGGAAAGCCAGATCGCCGAGATCGAGGCCTATGCCGTCGGCCATGGCAACATCAACCAGGCCCCGTCGATCAACCCGGGCACGCTGCGCGCCAAGGGCTTCACGGACGAGAAGATCGAAGCCGTCAACGCCGCCACCAAGGCTGCCTTCGACATCAAGTTCGTCTTCAACCAGTGGACGCTCGGCGCCGACTTCCTCAAGGAGACGCTGAAGGTTTCCGACGAGCAGCTCGCCGATATCAGCTTCAACCTGCTCGACCATCTGGGCTTCAGCCGCAAGGAGATCGAGGCTGCCAACATCCATGTCTGCGGCGCGATGACGCTGGAAGGCGCGCCCTTCCTCAAGGCCGAGCACCTGCCGGTATTCGACTGCGCCAATCCCTGCGGCAAGATCGGCAAGCGCTACCTCTCGGTCGAAAGCCATATCCGCATGATGGCGGCTGCCCAGCCCTTCATCTCCGGCGCGATTTCCAAGACGATCAACATGCCGAACGAAGCGACCGTCGAGGATTGCAAGAGCGCCTATATGCTGTCCTGGAAGCTGGCGCTGAAGGCCAACGCGCTTTATCGCGATGGCTCGAAGCTCTCCCAGCCGCTCAATGCCTCGCTGATCGAGGACGAGGACGAGGAGGATGCCGTCGAGGAACTGATCCAGGCGCCTGCGGCCGCCCAGGCCGTGACCGTCACCGAGAAGATCGTCGAGCGCGTCATCGAGCGCATCACCCGCGAGCGGGAAAAGCTGCCGAACCGGCGCCAGGGCTACACCCAGAAGGCGATCGTCGGCGGACACAAGGTCTATCTGCGCACCGGCGAGTTCGGCGATGGCCGGCTTGGCGAGATTTTCATCGACATGCACAAGGAAGGGGCCGCCTTCGGGGCGATGATGAACAACTTCGCCATCGCCATCTCGATCGGCCTGCAATATGGCGTGCCGCTCGAGGAATATGTCGACGCCTTCACCTTCACCAAGTTCGAGCCAGCCGGCATGGTCCAGGGCAATGATGCGATCAAGAACGCCACGTCGATCCTCGACTATGTGTTCCGCGAACTTGCCGTCTCCTACCTGAACCGCCACGACCTCGCCCATGTCGACACCTCCGACTTCGGCAACACCGCGCTTGGCAAGGGCATCCAGGAAGGCAAGACCAACCTGATCTCGACCGGCTGGACCCGCGGCCACAAGCCGACGCTCGTGTCCGGCAACGACCGGGCGGCCGGCGAGCCCAAGGGCTCGGCCACAGCCGCCCCGGCCCGCGCCTCGGCCGGCGGCTCCGTCACGCCGTTTGCGGGTGCCGCAGCCCGCAAGCTCGAGCCGACGGTTGCCATCTCCACCTCGGAGATCGTCGCCTTCAAGCGCGACTATGAGGAACGGGCTGCCGAGCGGATCGAAGCGATCGAGGAGGTGGCGACCGAAGAGGCGCAGGACGTGACCGCCCTCTTCTCCGACAAGGCCGCCGCCGAAGCCGCCGCCGCCAAGGCGGACGCCAAGAAGCTCGAAGCCGAACGCCGCGCCCGCTCGATCGCGCAAGGCTATACCGGCAACATGTGCTCCGAGTGCCAGAACTTCACCATGGTGCGCAACGGCACCTGCGAGAAGTGCGACACATGTGGCGCGACGAGCGGGTGCAGCTGA
- a CDS encoding GNAT family N-acetyltransferase → MPAFKLSPATTPADFAAAETLLSAFAAWDAAQGAAVGLSPDTVISLFHGDTAESLARKFGAPDTQLILARQNDRPIGCLGITPFDETRMELHSFYVDPSARGLGVGTALIRAVVDFAAATARPTVLVQTTVYMEGAIRLYEAAGFVPCPPFREIPDIVRKTERFFARPA, encoded by the coding sequence ATGCCTGCCTTTAAGCTTAGCCCCGCCACCACCCCCGCCGATTTCGCCGCCGCCGAAACCCTCCTCTCCGCCTTCGCCGCGTGGGATGCCGCCCAAGGTGCCGCGGTCGGTCTCTCGCCCGATACGGTCATCTCGCTCTTCCATGGAGACACCGCGGAAAGCCTCGCGCGCAAGTTCGGAGCGCCCGACACGCAGTTGATCCTCGCTCGGCAAAACGACCGCCCGATCGGCTGCCTCGGCATCACGCCTTTCGATGAGACGCGGATGGAGCTGCATTCCTTCTATGTCGATCCGTCAGCCCGCGGCCTCGGGGTCGGCACGGCGCTGATTCGGGCCGTGGTCGACTTCGCGGCCGCGACCGCGCGGCCGACGGTGCTGGTGCAGACCACGGTCTATATGGAGGGCGCGATCCGGCTCTATGAGGCGGCAGGCTTCGTGCCCTGCCCGCCCTTTCGGGAGATCCCGGACATCGTTCGCAAGACCGAGCGGTTCTTCGCCCGCCCCGCCTGA
- a CDS encoding murein L,D-transpeptidase family protein, which produces MPSSLSPASRPGRGIRAMVSRLSAVLLVGAALSACTTLDDLADAPPTLTNKMVAQMRAKGMKPESPVLVRIFKQESELEIWKVDRGGSYALLKTYPICRWSGQLGPKRKSGDRHAPEGFYQVGKGALNPKSQYYVSFNLGYPNRLERALGYTGEALMVHGACSSSGCYAMTDQGIGEIYAIVAKALESGQPSFQVQAYPFRMTAANMAAHRGEEDMGFWTDLKTGYDAFQMTKREPKVSACGGRYVFNRDFGGAEPADPLAACPPSTSTLDGALTAKLEAEQAKTAALSSGEITGSLPTTSAASAYLDGGMHPSFRALLRQKGPQKLAASISGTKYPISRPEAALADPFAGQ; this is translated from the coding sequence ATGCCATCTTCGCTTTCCCCAGCCTCCCGCCCCGGCCGCGGGATCCGCGCCATGGTCTCGCGCCTCTCCGCCGTTCTCCTTGTCGGCGCAGCCTTGAGCGCCTGCACGACGCTGGACGACCTTGCCGATGCACCGCCGACGCTCACCAACAAGATGGTGGCGCAGATGCGCGCCAAGGGCATGAAGCCGGAAAGCCCAGTGCTCGTGCGCATCTTCAAACAGGAGAGCGAGCTGGAAATCTGGAAGGTCGACCGCGGCGGCAGCTATGCGCTGCTGAAAACCTATCCGATCTGCCGCTGGTCCGGCCAGCTCGGCCCGAAGCGCAAGAGCGGCGACCGGCACGCGCCCGAAGGCTTCTACCAGGTAGGCAAGGGCGCGCTGAACCCGAAATCGCAATATTACGTCTCGTTCAATCTCGGCTATCCGAACCGGTTGGAGCGCGCGCTCGGCTATACCGGCGAAGCGCTGATGGTGCATGGCGCCTGCTCCTCCTCCGGCTGCTACGCGATGACCGACCAGGGCATCGGCGAGATCTACGCGATCGTCGCCAAGGCGCTCGAAAGCGGCCAGCCGAGCTTCCAGGTCCAGGCCTACCCCTTCCGCATGACGGCGGCGAACATGGCGGCCCATCGGGGCGAGGAGGACATGGGTTTCTGGACCGATCTGAAGACCGGCTACGATGCTTTCCAGATGACGAAGCGCGAGCCGAAGGTCTCCGCCTGCGGCGGCCGCTATGTCTTCAACCGCGATTTCGGCGGCGCCGAGCCTGCTGATCCGCTGGCTGCCTGCCCGCCCTCGACCAGCACGCTGGACGGCGCACTGACGGCGAAGCTCGAAGCCGAACAGGCCAAGACCGCAGCCCTTTCGAGCGGCGAGATCACCGGCAGCCTGCCGACCACGAGTGCGGCCAGCGCCTATCTCGACGGCGGCATGCATCCAAGCTTCCGCGCGCTCCTGCGCCAGAAGGGGCCGCAGAAACTCGCCGCCAGCATTTCCGGCACCAAATATCCGATCAGCCGTCCGGAAGCGGCGCTTGCCGATCCCTTCGCCGGCCAGTGA